From a single Lactococcus carnosus genomic region:
- the pth gene encoding aminoacyl-tRNA hydrolase gives MVKIIVGLGNPGDKYTHTKHNIGFDVLDVLAERLDISFKRDKTFISDIASTFVDGEKVLLVKPLTFMNDSGKAVKPILSYNGLTADDLMVVYDDIDMAVGKLRLRQKGSAGGHNGIKSISEQLNTQVFNRIKVGIGRPKHGMSVVNHVLGRFDKTDNEDAEIGIARAADAVQYFIETNNFNQTGNQFNG, from the coding sequence TTGGTGAAGATAATAGTGGGGCTTGGTAATCCAGGTGATAAATATACCCATACTAAACATAATATCGGCTTTGATGTCTTAGATGTTCTTGCTGAACGACTAGATATCAGCTTTAAGCGTGATAAAACATTTATATCAGACATAGCTAGTACATTTGTTGATGGTGAAAAAGTTTTACTAGTCAAACCACTCACCTTTATGAATGATTCAGGTAAGGCAGTAAAACCAATTTTATCTTATAATGGCTTAACAGCTGACGACCTAATGGTTGTCTATGATGATATCGATATGGCAGTAGGAAAACTTCGACTTCGTCAAAAAGGATCCGCCGGTGGTCATAATGGGATCAAATCAATTTCGGAACAACTTAACACGCAAGTATTTAATCGCATTAAAGTAGGAATCGGTCGTCCTAAACATGGGATGAGCGTCGTCAATCATGTACTTGGTAGATTTGATAAAACAGATAATGAAGATGCAGAAATCGGCATTGCGCGTGCAGCAGATGCTGTTCAATATTTTATTGAGACAAATAATTTCAATCAGACTGGAAACCAATTTAACGGATGA
- the ychF gene encoding redox-regulated ATPase YchF yields the protein MALTAGIVGLPNVGKSTLFNAITQAGAEAANYPFATIDPNVGTVEVPDKRLDNITDLIKPKKTIPTTFEFTDIAGIVKGASKGEGLGNKFLANIREVDAIIHVVRAFEDENVMREQNRESDFVDPLADIDTINLELILADLESINKRYARVEKIARTQKDKDAVLELKVLDKIKPTLEAGKSARTVAFEEDELKVVKSLFLLTTKPVLYVANVSEDEVGDPESITYVKQIREFAATENADTVVISARVEEEIAELDDDEKAEFLEAIGLSESGIDKLTQVAYRLLGLGTYFTAGEKEVRAWTFKRGIKAPGAAGIIHSDFEKGFIRAVTMSYDDLVQYGSEKAVKEAGRLREEGKEYIVQDGDILEFRFNV from the coding sequence ATGGCTTTAACAGCAGGCATCGTCGGATTACCCAATGTCGGTAAATCTACACTCTTTAACGCAATCACGCAAGCGGGGGCAGAAGCTGCCAACTACCCATTTGCAACCATTGACCCAAATGTTGGCACGGTTGAAGTCCCAGATAAACGACTTGATAACATTACCGATCTCATTAAACCAAAGAAAACAATCCCAACAACGTTTGAATTCACAGATATCGCAGGTATCGTTAAAGGTGCTTCAAAGGGAGAAGGATTAGGTAATAAATTCCTTGCAAATATCCGAGAAGTGGATGCCATCATCCATGTCGTTCGTGCCTTTGAAGATGAAAACGTGATGCGAGAACAAAACCGCGAGAGTGACTTTGTTGATCCACTTGCTGACATTGACACCATTAACTTAGAACTGATTTTAGCAGACTTAGAATCTATCAATAAAAGATATGCGCGTGTTGAAAAAATAGCACGGACACAAAAAGATAAAGATGCTGTGTTAGAACTTAAAGTTTTGGATAAAATCAAACCAACACTCGAAGCAGGCAAATCGGCAAGAACAGTTGCATTTGAAGAAGATGAATTAAAAGTTGTTAAGTCGCTATTCTTATTGACAACTAAACCAGTCTTATATGTTGCAAATGTATCTGAAGATGAAGTTGGTGATCCAGAAAGCATTACTTATGTAAAACAAATACGTGAGTTTGCAGCAACAGAGAATGCGGATACTGTTGTTATATCTGCTCGTGTTGAGGAAGAAATAGCAGAACTAGATGATGATGAAAAAGCTGAATTTCTTGAAGCAATTGGCTTAAGTGAATCCGGGATTGATAAGTTAACACAAGTCGCTTATCGTTTACTCGGTCTTGGCACCTACTTTACAGCCGGTGAAAAAGAAGTTCGTGCATGGACATTTAAACGTGGTATTAAAGCGCCTGGTGCAGCAGGTATTATTCATTCTGATTTTGAAAAAGGATTCATTAGAGCAGTAACCATGTCTTACGATGACTTAGTTCAATACGGTTCAGAAAAGGCAGTTAAAGAAGCAGGGCGTCTGAGAGAAGAAGGAAAAGAATACATCGTACAAGATGGTGATATTTTAGAATTCCGCTTTAATGTCTAA
- a CDS encoding DUF951 domain-containing protein — protein MYNLGDFIEMKKPHACLVKSTGKKANKWEIMRLGADIKIRCSNCDHLVMMPRNDFNKKIKKILN, from the coding sequence ATGTACAATTTAGGTGATTTTATTGAGATGAAAAAACCACATGCTTGTCTTGTTAAATCAACTGGAAAAAAAGCAAATAAGTGGGAAATTATGCGTTTAGGCGCTGATATCAAAATCCGTTGCAGTAATTGCGATCACCTTGTCATGATGCCACGAAATGATTTTAATAAAAAAATAAAAAAGATTTTGAATTAA
- a CDS encoding RNA-binding S4 domain-containing protein, which translates to MRLDKYLKVSRIIKRRTVAKEVADKGRIKLNGILAKSSSDVKFDDVLTITFGNKILEVRVLDMKDSTKKEDADKMYEILSETRVNA; encoded by the coding sequence ATGAGATTAGACAAATATTTAAAAGTTTCAAGAATTATTAAGAGAAGAACAGTTGCTAAAGAAGTTGCTGATAAAGGGCGTATAAAACTTAATGGCATACTTGCCAAGAGCTCTTCTGATGTCAAATTCGATGATGTCTTAACGATTACTTTTGGTAATAAAATTTTAGAGGTTCGTGTACTAGACATGAAAGACTCGACTAAAAAAGAAGATGCTGATAAAATGTACGAAATTTTATCAGAAACGAGAGTTAATGCATAG
- a CDS encoding septum formation initiator family protein: protein MMLPTINLVKSYQTLQSRRTLQVKYDKKSAQLDQQLVIKKANITKLQDPLFIEKYARAKFSYSKQDEKVFPIPDLSDGGVTDIK from the coding sequence ATGATGCTGCCCACAATTAATCTTGTTAAGTCATATCAAACCTTACAAAGTCGTCGGACGCTTCAAGTTAAGTATGATAAAAAATCAGCACAACTAGATCAACAACTAGTGATCAAGAAAGCAAATATCACGAAGTTACAAGATCCTCTTTTTATTGAAAAGTATGCAAGAGCAAAGTTTTCCTACTCCAAACAGGACGAGAAGGTGTTTCCAATTCCAGACTTATCTGACGGAGGCGTCACTGATATAAAATGA
- a CDS encoding 4-hydroxyphenylacetate 3-hydroxylase N-terminal domain-containing protein has translation MTTKNGQLNDGREVYLNGNYVSNLASEAVFSRTLKIIQRYYDLQHENKDHTFFEGDIQSSVMFLTPKSPADLAKKRQIYEEVARESYGMLGRTPDFINAGVAVLENYADNLGSGDHINFALNAKEWANHVKREDTFVSHAIQNPQVDRQKGLSELLDSGQEFAGVWIKERRLDGVIVRGAKQVNTLAPLADELLIFNLPGLTPEDDKFALAFAMPIATEGVKVVCRKSTMKTTYSLADYPLSNAFDEIDAFILFDDVFIPNDALFVCGDVNKSNAFFEASGLFNHTAHQDEVRGFIKLEFVTGLAVKLADKLGLRGFQRVQEMLGQLSVNLEMIRSCIIASEVTGKMQNGVFTPNMQTLLAVRANLTTYYDEALRAIAEFSAGSAVGVPDFREFHNAKIGDMLANAMTSPLMDAAERALLLNLAWDITGESFGQRQRVYEFLHGGNPMFIRMQHLVNTDLSDANKMIDKVLENARQDSK, from the coding sequence ATGACAACAAAAAATGGGCAATTAAATGATGGACGAGAAGTCTATCTAAATGGCAACTATGTTTCAAATTTGGCTAGTGAGGCTGTTTTTTCGCGTACTTTAAAAATTATCCAAAGATATTATGACTTACAGCATGAAAATAAAGATCATACCTTTTTTGAAGGTGATATCCAGTCTTCAGTGATGTTTCTTACGCCCAAATCACCAGCGGACTTAGCAAAAAAACGCCAAATATATGAAGAGGTTGCTAGGGAGTCCTATGGTATGCTAGGTAGAACACCTGACTTTATTAACGCTGGTGTTGCTGTGTTAGAAAACTATGCTGATAATTTAGGTAGTGGTGATCACATCAACTTTGCCTTAAACGCAAAAGAATGGGCTAACCACGTTAAGCGTGAAGACACGTTTGTTAGCCATGCCATTCAAAATCCACAGGTTGATCGACAAAAAGGATTATCTGAGTTACTTGATTCAGGTCAAGAATTTGCAGGCGTCTGGATTAAAGAGCGTCGCCTGGATGGTGTTATCGTTAGAGGTGCAAAGCAAGTCAATACGTTAGCGCCGCTTGCAGATGAGCTGCTCATATTTAATTTACCTGGACTAACTCCTGAGGATGACAAGTTTGCCTTGGCTTTTGCGATGCCCATAGCAACAGAAGGGGTGAAAGTTGTCTGCCGTAAGTCAACTATGAAAACGACTTATTCTTTAGCGGATTATCCGTTATCAAATGCTTTTGATGAAATAGATGCCTTTATTTTATTTGATGATGTTTTCATCCCTAATGATGCCTTGTTTGTTTGTGGTGATGTCAACAAATCGAATGCCTTTTTTGAGGCAAGTGGCCTATTTAATCATACGGCCCATCAGGATGAAGTTCGCGGCTTTATAAAATTAGAATTTGTGACAGGACTAGCTGTTAAACTAGCTGACAAACTTGGGTTAAGAGGCTTTCAACGTGTTCAAGAAATGCTAGGACAATTATCCGTGAATTTGGAGATGATTCGCTCATGTATCATCGCTAGCGAAGTCACTGGTAAGATGCAAAATGGTGTGTTTACACCAAATATGCAAACATTGCTAGCCGTACGAGCTAATTTAACGACTTACTATGATGAAGCTTTACGCGCAATTGCAGAGTTTTCTGCAGGATCTGCAGTAGGTGTGCCAGACTTTCGTGAGTTTCATAACGCAAAGATAGGCGACATGCTAGCGAATGCCATGACGAGTCCGCTGATGGATGCTGCCGAACGGGCTTTACTATTGAATCTTGCTTGGGATATTACAGGTGAGAGTTTTGGACAGCGTCAACGCGTCTATGAATTTTTACATGGTGGTAATCCAATGTTTATTAGGATGCAACATCTTGTAAACACTGATTTAAGTGATGCCAATAAGATGATTGATAAGGTTTTAGAAAATGCAAGACAAGATAGCAAATAA
- a CDS encoding serine hydrolase, with translation MQDKIANKRVYLLQWVVFLIMLLPAFWTLPKATQANKVLNSDKVNLVSQQAQSQERPLSLTDIQTYSDAMLTIKAKKTAVKTPSNIVKANKKELKLTDGTFIKTSSDILKISKTSNQVVYTVVETPVFYKPLTAYDNLVYETLSAGMKLKADKTVTTNFGDYYRVLFDDGTTGWVDAKNTTSQNPKLEKVQALLNQKYNKPSYSIYVKDIDSGFTAGVNQSQKMYSASLSKLPILYWAQKQINLGSVNLNDPLVYSEQVNGWTGAFQPEGTGLLPKTADDKPYSLLDLINRTAKDSDNVASNMIAYYETKQFSADFQSDITAISGEPWNPVGREASAEMVGRVLAALHKEGGNAFDALVGTDYDADRIPANLPKTLKIAHKIGTAYEFNHDAAFIFTDDPYILVIETNNSADSSELAEISKDIYEVMK, from the coding sequence ATGCAAGACAAGATAGCAAATAAGCGCGTTTATTTATTACAATGGGTTGTTTTTTTAATCATGCTACTGCCCGCTTTTTGGACATTACCGAAAGCAACACAGGCTAATAAGGTATTAAACTCTGATAAAGTCAATTTGGTTAGCCAACAAGCACAGTCTCAAGAGCGGCCGTTAAGTCTGACAGACATTCAAACTTATTCAGATGCCATGCTGACGATTAAGGCTAAAAAAACAGCTGTTAAAACACCATCGAATATTGTTAAGGCTAATAAAAAAGAGTTAAAGTTAACAGATGGTACTTTTATTAAAACGAGTTCAGATATCTTAAAAATAAGTAAGACAAGTAATCAAGTTGTCTATACAGTGGTGGAGACCCCTGTTTTTTACAAGCCATTGACAGCGTACGACAACCTTGTTTACGAAACCTTATCTGCGGGTATGAAGCTGAAAGCGGATAAAACTGTGACGACAAATTTTGGTGATTATTATAGGGTTTTGTTTGATGATGGCACGACAGGTTGGGTTGATGCTAAAAATACAACATCTCAAAATCCTAAATTAGAGAAAGTTCAGGCATTGTTGAACCAGAAGTACAACAAGCCAAGCTATTCAATCTATGTAAAAGATATTGATAGTGGATTTACAGCTGGTGTGAATCAATCTCAAAAAATGTATTCAGCAAGTTTAAGTAAGTTGCCAATTCTGTATTGGGCACAAAAACAAATCAACCTGGGAAGTGTTAACCTAAATGATCCACTAGTCTATTCGGAGCAAGTTAATGGTTGGACTGGCGCCTTTCAGCCGGAAGGTACTGGTTTATTACCTAAAACTGCAGATGACAAACCCTATAGTTTGCTAGATTTAATTAATAGAACAGCAAAAGATTCAGATAATGTCGCAAGTAACATGATTGCATATTATGAAACAAAACAGTTTTCTGCTGACTTTCAAAGCGACATCACTGCGATTTCAGGAGAGCCTTGGAATCCTGTTGGCCGAGAGGCATCAGCTGAAATGGTAGGCCGTGTTTTGGCAGCACTCCACAAAGAAGGCGGGAATGCCTTTGATGCCTTGGTAGGAACGGACTATGATGCAGATCGTATTCCAGCTAACCTTCCAAAAACACTAAAAATTGCGCATAAGATCGGGACAGCATATGAATTTAATCATGATGCTGCCTTCATTTTTACTGATGATCCCTATATTCTAGTGATAGAAACAAATAATAGTGCTGATAGTAGCGAACTAGCAGAGATATCTAAAGATATATATGAGGTAATGAAGTGA
- the tilS gene encoding tRNA lysidine(34) synthetase TilS → MHYFDQHASVLVALSGGVDSMTLFEWLYQAKDRLNVTLSVAHINHKQRVASDMEENLLSKKMAELGVPFYTAHYEGTFSEEKARNFRYAFFEEVMTTQHISALVTAHHSNDLIENFLIRQIRGSRLRFLTGMKPVQGFGPDEGMELIRPLLSFEKSELTATTYFEDASNSENEYLRNRVRNTYLPAFSKENPRFSENLASLSEEIGLAMTIVSDSMTDFSGAKIIELIAFNQETEALQYFILQDYLTQFPTLEVAKRQFDQLLHIIRRQGQYLHAMSAEYNFVKDQYCFYIEKRTNKIEFETSLTPFVLGEFSQIAIPDTGEIIIRKRLAGDRVVINGMHKKLRRFFIDNKIALKKRDNPLVTVDNQIYGVLDVVSTDLSKSLKHAKIKRTLYYREKR, encoded by the coding sequence GTGCATTATTTTGATCAGCATGCTAGCGTACTAGTTGCTTTGTCAGGAGGGGTTGATTCAATGACCCTTTTTGAGTGGCTTTATCAAGCAAAAGACAGACTAAATGTCACCTTATCTGTAGCGCATATCAACCACAAACAAAGAGTTGCGTCTGATATGGAGGAAAACCTACTAAGTAAAAAAATGGCTGAGTTAGGGGTGCCATTTTATACAGCGCATTACGAGGGAACTTTTTCAGAGGAAAAAGCGAGAAATTTTCGTTATGCTTTTTTTGAAGAGGTCATGACAACACAGCACATTTCTGCGCTTGTAACAGCCCACCACAGCAATGATTTGATAGAAAACTTTTTAATTCGGCAAATTCGTGGTTCCCGGTTACGGTTTTTAACGGGTATGAAGCCAGTTCAAGGTTTTGGGCCAGATGAAGGTATGGAATTGATTCGGCCACTCTTATCTTTTGAGAAATCAGAATTAACTGCAACGACTTATTTTGAAGATGCATCAAATTCGGAAAATGAGTACTTAAGAAATCGTGTAAGAAATACCTATTTACCTGCTTTTAGCAAAGAAAATCCACGATTTTCAGAGAATCTTGCAAGTTTATCTGAAGAAATTGGGCTTGCAATGACGATTGTATCAGATAGTATGACAGACTTCTCTGGTGCTAAAATAATTGAGTTGATAGCATTTAATCAGGAAACTGAAGCATTACAGTATTTTATTCTACAAGACTATTTAACACAATTTCCTACACTAGAAGTTGCTAAGAGACAGTTTGACCAACTGCTGCACATTATTAGGCGACAAGGTCAGTATTTACACGCCATGTCCGCTGAGTACAACTTTGTTAAAGATCAGTATTGTTTTTACATTGAAAAACGTACGAATAAAATTGAGTTTGAAACGTCCTTAACACCATTTGTATTAGGTGAGTTTAGTCAAATAGCTATACCGGATACAGGAGAGATTATCATTAGAAAACGGCTTGCTGGGGACCGGGTTGTCATTAATGGTATGCATAAAAAATTACGACGCTTTTTCATTGATAATAAAATTGCGCTAAAAAAACGCGACAATCCCCTTGTCACAGTAGACAATCAAATTTATGGGGTATTGGACGTCGTGTCTACAGATTTGAGTAAATCATTGAAACATGCTAAAATAAAACGAACACTTTACTATAGGGAAAAGAGATAG
- the hpt gene encoding hypoxanthine phosphoribosyltransferase — MLEKTIKKVLVTEDEICAKSREIGQVLTQEYKDKNPLMVAILKGSVPFFAELTKRIDTHIEMDFMVVSSYHGGTSSSGEVKMIKDLDTSVEGRDIIIVEDIIDTGRTLLYLKQLLLHRKANSVKIVTLVDKPEGRVVEIEADYVGFSLPNEFLVGFGLDYDEHFRNLPYIGILKEEIYQNND; from the coding sequence ATGTTGGAAAAAACAATTAAAAAAGTTTTAGTAACTGAAGATGAAATTTGTGCTAAATCACGTGAGATTGGCCAAGTTTTAACGCAAGAATATAAAGATAAAAATCCACTTATGGTTGCGATTCTCAAAGGATCAGTACCATTCTTTGCTGAATTAACAAAGCGTATTGATACGCATATCGAGATGGACTTTATGGTCGTGTCAAGCTACCATGGCGGGACGTCTTCATCTGGTGAAGTTAAGATGATTAAAGATCTAGATACGTCTGTTGAAGGTCGAGATATCATTATCGTTGAAGACATCATTGACACAGGTCGGACGCTTCTCTATTTGAAACAATTATTACTGCATCGTAAAGCTAACTCAGTAAAAATCGTAACCCTAGTCGATAAGCCAGAAGGCCGAGTAGTAGAGATTGAGGCTGACTATGTTGGCTTTAGTCTACCTAATGAATTTTTAGTTGGTTTTGGGCTAGACTATGATGAACATTTCCGTAATCTGCCATATATCGGTATTTTAAAAGAAGAAATCTATCAAAATAACGATTAG
- the ftsH gene encoding ATP-dependent zinc metalloprotease FtsH yields MNNKNKNTGFIKNSFLWVILIIVAVVGFQYFFKGANTDSVEKVDYTALVKSLKAGEIKEITYQPSASLISVSGEYKKSKTVKSDTSFSLIPNKSKEVKNFTSLVLPTDTTISDLQKLADKEDVKVTVKPEASNGIWLTLLGSWLPLLLMIGFLYMMMGGMRGGGANGGGNPMNFGKSKAKEQDKKTIKVRFSDVAGSDEEKQELVEVVDFLKNPKKYHDLGARIPAGVLLEGPPGTGKTLLAKAVAGEADVPFFSISGSDFVEMFVGVGASRVRDLFENAKKSAPAIVFIDEIDAVGRQRGAGMGGGNDEREQTLNQLLVEMDGFNESNEAVIVIAATNRSDVLDPALLRPGRFDRKVLVGAPDVKGREAVLRVHAKNKPLAADVDLKVVAQQTPGFVGADLENVLNEAALVAARRNKKIIDASDIDEAEDRVIAGPAKKDKRISVREREMVAYHEAGHTIVGLVLSNASFVHKVTIVPRGRAGGYMISLPKEDQFLLSKEDMQERLAGLMGGRTAEEIIFNAITTGASNDFEQATQLARGMVTQYGMSERLGTVTLEGNSQAVFIGRDYGQTKGYSEYTAQAIDEEVRNIINEAHEKAHEIIESHREQHKAIALALLEHETLDARQIKSLFETGKMPTEDSAEDETVDPATFEETLKAVNEQEVDKKEADLDHLESQDS; encoded by the coding sequence ATGAATAATAAAAATAAAAATACTGGATTCATAAAGAACTCATTTTTGTGGGTCATTTTGATCATAGTTGCAGTTGTTGGCTTCCAATACTTTTTCAAAGGCGCTAATACTGATTCAGTCGAAAAAGTCGACTATACAGCATTAGTTAAGAGCTTAAAAGCGGGTGAAATCAAGGAAATAACTTATCAACCATCTGCTTCTTTGATTTCTGTATCTGGTGAATATAAAAAAAGTAAAACAGTTAAATCTGATACGAGTTTTTCACTAATCCCAAATAAGTCTAAAGAAGTTAAAAACTTTACTAGTCTGGTATTACCTACTGACACGACAATCAGCGATCTTCAAAAATTAGCTGACAAAGAAGATGTTAAGGTAACAGTTAAACCAGAAGCATCTAACGGTATTTGGCTAACATTACTGGGCTCTTGGCTACCACTATTATTGATGATCGGATTCCTCTACATGATGATGGGAGGCATGCGTGGCGGTGGTGCTAACGGTGGCGGCAACCCAATGAATTTTGGGAAGTCTAAAGCTAAAGAACAAGACAAGAAAACGATTAAAGTTCGCTTTTCTGACGTAGCAGGCTCTGATGAAGAAAAACAAGAGCTTGTTGAAGTTGTTGATTTCTTGAAGAACCCTAAAAAATATCATGATTTAGGTGCCAGGATTCCTGCTGGTGTGCTTCTTGAAGGCCCTCCAGGTACTGGTAAAACCTTACTTGCTAAGGCAGTTGCTGGCGAAGCTGATGTACCCTTCTTCTCTATTTCTGGTTCTGACTTTGTTGAGATGTTTGTTGGTGTTGGTGCGTCACGTGTTCGTGACCTCTTTGAAAATGCTAAAAAAAGTGCGCCTGCTATCGTCTTTATTGATGAGATTGATGCTGTCGGTCGCCAACGTGGTGCCGGCATGGGCGGTGGTAACGATGAGCGTGAGCAAACACTCAATCAGCTTTTAGTTGAGATGGATGGGTTTAACGAAAGTAACGAAGCAGTTATCGTCATTGCTGCAACAAACCGGTCTGATGTCTTAGACCCAGCACTTTTACGTCCAGGTCGTTTTGACCGTAAAGTACTCGTTGGCGCACCAGATGTAAAAGGTCGGGAAGCAGTCTTACGCGTTCATGCTAAAAATAAACCGCTGGCAGCAGATGTGGACTTAAAAGTTGTGGCGCAACAGACACCAGGATTTGTTGGTGCAGATTTAGAGAATGTCCTTAATGAAGCAGCCCTCGTTGCAGCTAGACGCAACAAAAAAATTATCGATGCATCTGATATCGATGAAGCAGAAGATCGTGTGATTGCTGGTCCTGCTAAGAAAGATAAGCGTATTTCTGTTCGTGAACGTGAGATGGTTGCCTATCATGAGGCTGGTCACACAATTGTTGGTCTCGTCTTATCAAATGCTAGCTTTGTTCATAAAGTGACGATTGTTCCCCGTGGTCGTGCGGGAGGCTACATGATTTCTTTACCAAAAGAAGATCAATTCTTGTTGTCTAAAGAAGACATGCAAGAGCGTTTAGCTGGTCTCATGGGTGGTCGTACTGCAGAAGAAATCATCTTTAATGCGATTACAACTGGTGCATCAAATGACTTTGAGCAAGCAACGCAACTAGCTCGTGGTATGGTCACACAGTATGGTATGTCTGAAAGACTAGGGACTGTGACACTTGAAGGTAATTCTCAAGCTGTCTTTATTGGTCGTGACTATGGTCAAACCAAGGGCTATAGTGAATATACTGCACAAGCAATTGATGAAGAAGTACGCAATATCATCAATGAAGCACATGAAAAAGCACATGAGATTATCGAAAGTCATCGTGAACAACACAAAGCAATTGCACTAGCTTTGCTTGAGCATGAAACACTGGATGCGCGTCAAATCAAATCATTGTTTGAAACTGGTAAGATGCCAACTGAGGATTCAGCAGAAGACGAAACAGTTGATCCAGCTACTTTTGAAGAAACGTTAAAGGCTGTAAATGAACAAGAAGTTGATAAAAAAGAGGCTGATTTAGATCACCTTGAATCACAAGATAGTTAA